In a genomic window of Streptomyces sp. NBC_01231:
- a CDS encoding ROK family transcriptional regulator, translated as MTAGTDSWLPLSAGERSVAIEVLVHGPLSRTELARRLDLSPGSLTRLTKPLIESGLLIEAPEAGSPAEARQGRPSQPLAVVAESRSFIGFKITEDMVYGVVTSLRSDIVARHDRPLASHDPARVVDLLAEMTGELAREHPRLAGIGIGVGGLVQDRAVVGESPFLNWSEVPLAALVEERTGLPVVVENDVAALVEAETWFGAGRDLDRFVVLTIGAGIGYGLVLNGIRVPYAEEDRGFGRHWIVNPNGPLTPEGERGSAVSLLTIPNIRYQVRAATGGDHTYEEILALAAAGEAMPVRVIDEAARALGVLVAQIANFVLPQKILLAGEGVGLMDVVGKVVEDTVRAHRHPLAAPLDLETKVSDFHDWARGAAVLAIQVLVLGSAAA; from the coding sequence ATGACCGCAGGTACCGACAGTTGGCTACCGCTGAGCGCCGGGGAGCGCTCGGTGGCGATCGAGGTGCTCGTCCACGGCCCGCTGTCGCGCACCGAACTCGCGCGACGGCTCGACCTCTCGCCGGGAAGTCTCACCCGGCTGACCAAACCGCTGATCGAGTCGGGCCTCCTGATCGAGGCTCCCGAGGCGGGGTCCCCGGCAGAGGCGCGCCAGGGGCGCCCTTCGCAGCCCCTCGCCGTCGTCGCCGAGTCCCGCTCCTTCATCGGCTTCAAGATCACCGAGGACATGGTCTACGGCGTGGTCACCAGCCTCAGGAGCGACATCGTCGCCCGCCATGACCGTCCGCTCGCCAGCCACGACCCCGCCCGGGTCGTCGATCTGCTCGCCGAGATGACCGGCGAACTCGCCCGCGAGCACCCCCGGCTCGCCGGGATCGGCATCGGCGTCGGCGGCCTGGTCCAGGACCGCGCCGTGGTGGGGGAGTCGCCGTTCCTGAACTGGAGCGAGGTCCCGCTGGCCGCCCTCGTCGAGGAGCGCACCGGCCTCCCGGTGGTCGTCGAGAACGACGTCGCCGCCCTCGTCGAGGCCGAGACCTGGTTCGGCGCCGGTCGCGACCTCGACCGCTTCGTGGTCCTCACCATCGGCGCCGGCATCGGCTACGGCCTCGTCCTGAACGGCATTCGCGTGCCCTACGCCGAGGAGGACCGCGGCTTCGGCCGCCACTGGATCGTCAACCCCAACGGTCCGCTCACGCCGGAGGGCGAACGCGGCAGTGCCGTCTCCCTGCTCACCATTCCCAACATCCGCTACCAGGTGCGGGCCGCCACCGGCGGCGACCACACCTACGAGGAGATCCTCGCCCTCGCCGCGGCCGGAGAGGCCATGCCCGTCCGGGTCATCGACGAGGCGGCACGCGCCCTCGGTGTCCTGGTCGCCCAGATCGCCAACTTCGTCCTGCCGCAGAAGATCCTGCTCGCCGGAGAGGGCGTCGGCCTGATGGACGTGGTCGGCAAGGTGGTGGAGGACACGGTCCGGGCCCACCGGCATCCGCTGGCCGCCCCGCTCGACCTGGAGACCAAGGTGTCCGACTTTCACGACTGGGCCCGGGGGGCGGCGGTGCTGGCAATCCAGGTGCTGGTCCTGGGTTCGGCGGCGGCCTGA
- a CDS encoding sugar ABC transporter permease: MTIASSSPPSRLPRGDAERAPTTPRAARAGAGDSGGDGRLAAVFIAPAFLGFVVFLLWPTLRGIYLSFTRFNLLTPAEWVGLDNYVRMVHDPIFWDSMKVTVEYVVINIGLQTVSALAIAVLLQRLTQSALLRGIVLTPYLMSNVVAGLVWLWILDTQLGIGNEIVTALGFDRIPFLADETWAIPTIALINVWRHVGYTTLLLFAGLQAIPNDMYEAARVDGASEWRMFWRITMPLLRPVLAVVLIMTVIGSFQVFDTVAVTTAGGPANATNVLQYYIYGSAFGRFQFGYASAMSVALLVVLSAITILQYRLTRAGRSDLG; encoded by the coding sequence ATGACCATCGCCTCAAGCAGCCCTCCATCGCGTCTGCCCCGGGGCGACGCCGAGAGGGCACCGACCACACCGAGGGCCGCCCGGGCGGGGGCGGGTGACAGCGGGGGCGACGGACGCCTGGCCGCCGTGTTCATAGCCCCCGCGTTCCTGGGGTTCGTGGTCTTCCTGCTCTGGCCGACCCTGCGAGGCATCTATCTCAGCTTCACCCGCTTCAACCTGCTCACGCCGGCGGAGTGGGTGGGTCTCGACAACTACGTGCGGATGGTGCACGACCCGATCTTCTGGGACTCGATGAAGGTCACCGTCGAGTACGTGGTCATCAACATCGGGCTCCAGACGGTATCGGCGCTCGCCATCGCGGTACTGCTGCAGCGGCTGACCCAGTCGGCCCTGCTGCGGGGCATCGTGCTCACCCCGTACCTGATGTCGAACGTCGTCGCGGGCCTCGTGTGGCTGTGGATCCTCGACACCCAGCTCGGCATCGGCAACGAGATCGTCACGGCCCTCGGCTTCGACCGCATCCCGTTCCTGGCCGACGAGACCTGGGCGATCCCCACCATCGCGCTGATCAACGTCTGGCGGCACGTCGGGTACACCACGCTGCTCCTGTTCGCGGGGCTCCAGGCGATCCCGAACGACATGTACGAGGCGGCCAGGGTCGACGGCGCGAGCGAGTGGCGGATGTTCTGGCGGATCACCATGCCGCTGCTGCGGCCGGTGCTGGCGGTCGTGCTGATCATGACCGTGATCGGTTCGTTCCAGGTGTTCGACACCGTCGCGGTGACCACCGCGGGCGGTCCGGCGAACGCCACCAACGTGCTCCAGTACTACATCTACGGCTCCGCCTTCGGCCGCTTCCAGTTCGGCTACGCCTCGGCGATGTCCGTCGCCCTGCTGGTCGTGCTGAGCGCGATCACCATCCTGCAGTACCGGCTCACCCGGGCCGGCCGGTCCGACCTCGGCTGA
- a CDS encoding carbohydrate ABC transporter permease, giving the protein MATVTTTTPTTLRPVQRKFPLGRAAAWTVMGLIILITLLPFYWILRTALSTNAGLSADPTNPLPVDLTTSGFERALGMQSAEEAVKQGGAGGGLDFWRYLLNSVLVSTLITGCQIFFSAMAAYAFSRLRWRGRDKVFGLFLAGMMVPAIFTLLPNFVLIKQLHLIDTLLGIALPTMFMTPFAVFFLRQFFMNIPQEVEEAALLDGAGKIKIFFRVVLPMASTPVITLGVLTYITSWNDYFWPLMVSYSDSSRVLTVALAVFRAQTPATGVDWSGLMAATLIAALPMLVLFACFARRIVSSIGFTGIK; this is encoded by the coding sequence ATGGCTACCGTGACGACAACGACGCCGACGACGCTGCGACCGGTGCAGCGCAAGTTCCCCTTGGGGCGGGCCGCCGCCTGGACCGTGATGGGTCTGATCATCCTCATCACCCTGCTGCCGTTCTACTGGATCCTGCGCACCGCGCTCTCCACCAACGCGGGCCTGAGCGCCGACCCGACCAACCCCCTGCCGGTGGACCTCACCACGAGCGGCTTCGAGCGGGCCCTGGGGATGCAGTCGGCCGAGGAGGCCGTCAAACAGGGCGGTGCGGGCGGCGGGCTCGATTTCTGGCGCTACCTGCTCAACTCGGTGCTGGTCTCGACCCTGATCACCGGCTGTCAGATCTTCTTCTCCGCGATGGCCGCGTACGCCTTCTCGCGGCTGCGCTGGCGGGGCCGGGACAAGGTGTTCGGGCTGTTCCTGGCGGGGATGATGGTGCCGGCCATCTTCACGCTGCTGCCGAACTTCGTGCTCATCAAGCAGCTGCACCTGATCGACACGCTCCTCGGTATCGCGCTGCCCACGATGTTCATGACCCCGTTCGCGGTGTTCTTCCTGCGGCAGTTCTTCATGAACATCCCCCAGGAGGTCGAGGAGGCCGCGCTGCTCGACGGCGCCGGGAAGATCAAGATCTTCTTCCGGGTGGTGCTGCCCATGGCGTCCACGCCGGTCATCACGCTGGGCGTGCTGACGTACATCACCTCCTGGAACGACTACTTCTGGCCGCTGATGGTCTCCTACAGCGACAGCTCGCGCGTGCTGACCGTGGCGCTGGCGGTCTTCCGGGCGCAGACCCCGGCGACCGGCGTCGACTGGTCCGGGCTCATGGCGGCGACGCTGATCGCCGCGCTGCCGATGCTGGTGCTGTTCGCCTGCTTCGCGCGCCGCATCGTCAGCTCCATCGGCTTCACCGGGATCAAGTAA
- a CDS encoding sugar ABC transporter substrate-binding protein gives MRIRTLVAATGALALSLVSGCAQGGAAGSSANTVTYWLWDANQLPAYQACAKGFEKENPGLNVKITQLGWSDYWTKLTAGFIAGTQPDVFTDHIQNFGQFADLKVLEPLDDLGIKNSDYQPGLAANWVGKDGHRYGAPKDWDTVALFYNGKMAEAAGLTAEQLGDLSWNPKDGGTFEKAIAHLTIDKKGKRGDEPGFDKNNVKVYGMATGGGGFGDGQTQWSPFTGSAGWNYLDKARWGTKYQYDSKTFQSVVKWYFGLAKKGYMPPLSDYNIQSNQQNTQIAAGKAATAFDGAWMISTYTGFKGRDIKTARTPVGPTGKRATMMNGLADSVTKASKNKAGAKKWVAYLASDKCQTVVGKYGVVFPATAAGTEAAVAAYRKKGIDVSSFTEPVADKQHARTFSYPIASYSADMTALMQPAMEDIYGNGKPVSSLDQTNDQINLILDQ, from the coding sequence ATGCGAATTCGTACGCTCGTCGCGGCGACAGGAGCGCTGGCGCTGTCCCTGGTCAGCGGATGCGCGCAAGGAGGCGCCGCCGGATCCTCCGCGAACACGGTCACGTACTGGCTGTGGGACGCCAACCAGCTGCCCGCCTACCAGGCCTGCGCCAAGGGGTTCGAGAAGGAGAACCCCGGACTGAACGTCAAGATCACCCAGTTGGGCTGGAGCGACTACTGGACCAAGCTCACCGCCGGGTTCATCGCGGGCACCCAGCCGGACGTGTTCACCGACCACATCCAGAACTTCGGCCAGTTCGCCGATCTGAAGGTCCTCGAACCCCTCGACGACCTCGGTATCAAGAACTCCGACTACCAGCCGGGCCTCGCCGCCAACTGGGTCGGCAAGGACGGCCACCGCTACGGCGCCCCCAAGGACTGGGACACGGTCGCGCTGTTCTACAACGGGAAGATGGCCGAGGCCGCCGGGCTCACCGCCGAACAGCTGGGCGACCTGTCCTGGAACCCGAAGGACGGTGGCACCTTCGAGAAGGCCATCGCCCACCTCACGATCGACAAGAAGGGCAAGCGGGGCGACGAGCCGGGCTTCGACAAGAACAACGTCAAGGTGTACGGCATGGCCACGGGCGGCGGCGGCTTCGGCGACGGCCAGACCCAGTGGAGCCCCTTCACCGGCTCCGCCGGGTGGAACTACCTGGACAAGGCGCGCTGGGGCACGAAGTACCAGTACGACAGCAAGACCTTCCAGTCGGTCGTCAAGTGGTACTTCGGCCTGGCGAAGAAGGGCTACATGCCACCGCTGTCGGACTACAACATCCAGTCCAACCAGCAGAACACGCAGATCGCGGCGGGGAAGGCGGCCACCGCGTTCGACGGGGCCTGGATGATCTCCACCTACACGGGCTTCAAGGGCCGGGACATCAAGACCGCGCGGACGCCGGTCGGACCGACCGGCAAGCGCGCCACCATGATGAACGGCCTCGCCGATTCCGTCACCAAGGCATCCAAGAACAAGGCGGGCGCCAAGAAGTGGGTAGCGTATCTGGCCTCGGACAAGTGCCAGACCGTCGTCGGCAAGTACGGCGTCGTCTTCCCCGCCACCGCGGCCGGGACCGAGGCCGCCGTCGCCGCGTACCGGAAGAAGGGCATCGACGTCTCGTCGTTCACCGAACCCGTGGCCGACAAGCAGCACGCCCGGACCTTCTCGTACCCGATCGCCAGCTACTCGGCGGACATGACGGCGCTCATGCAGCCCGCGATGGAGGACATCTACGGCAACGGCAAGCCCGTGAGCAGCCTCGACCAGACAAATGACCAGATCAACCTGATCCTCGACCAGTGA
- a CDS encoding Gfo/Idh/MocA family oxidoreductase, with protein MTFSLGIVGAGQFSGQFAKLFLAHPGVSDVYVTDLLPERAEQLAAAEGLRGTFPSYQAMLESEAVDAVAIFTQRWTHGPLVVQGLNAGKHVYSAVPMAITADEIATIIDTVKATGLTYMMGETSQYNPATVHARNQIAEGSFGRLFYAEGDYVHDMDLGFYEAYQYSGGENWKATASYPPLLYPTHAIGGVLGAWQTHAVSVSAIGVVDDRGDGVFDKEVSQFGNDFSNATALFEVAGGGSFRTNEFRRVGYPSHIRESRFRFFGTEASMEQLATFALWQDKKGVKDISELLEPKPTMSPDDPSLQHIAPELRAAFTSGSAPVHDRSRLPREFDNLHNGHEGSHHFLVDDFVTAVNTRSLPSVNAWVAARYTLPGILAHESARQGGARLEIPDFGDAPL; from the coding sequence ATGACGTTCTCCCTCGGCATAGTCGGCGCCGGGCAGTTCTCGGGCCAGTTCGCCAAACTGTTCCTGGCCCACCCCGGCGTCAGCGACGTCTACGTCACCGACCTGCTCCCCGAGCGGGCCGAGCAGCTCGCCGCCGCCGAAGGCCTGCGGGGCACCTTCCCGTCGTACCAGGCCATGCTGGAGTCGGAGGCCGTCGACGCGGTCGCGATCTTCACCCAGCGCTGGACCCACGGCCCGCTGGTCGTGCAGGGCCTGAACGCCGGCAAGCACGTGTACTCCGCCGTACCGATGGCGATCACGGCCGACGAGATCGCGACGATCATCGACACGGTCAAGGCGACCGGGCTGACCTACATGATGGGCGAGACCAGCCAGTACAACCCGGCGACCGTGCACGCCCGCAACCAGATCGCCGAGGGCTCCTTCGGGCGGCTCTTCTACGCCGAGGGCGACTACGTCCACGACATGGACCTGGGGTTCTACGAGGCGTACCAGTACAGCGGCGGCGAGAACTGGAAGGCGACGGCCAGCTACCCCCCGCTGCTGTATCCGACGCACGCGATCGGCGGGGTGCTGGGCGCCTGGCAGACGCACGCGGTGAGCGTGTCGGCGATCGGGGTGGTCGACGACCGCGGGGACGGGGTGTTCGACAAGGAGGTCAGCCAGTTCGGCAACGACTTCTCCAACGCGACCGCGTTGTTCGAGGTGGCCGGCGGCGGATCGTTCCGTACGAACGAGTTCCGCCGGGTGGGCTACCCCTCACACATCAGGGAGTCCCGTTTCCGGTTCTTCGGGACGGAGGCGAGCATGGAGCAGCTCGCCACGTTCGCGTTGTGGCAGGACAAGAAGGGGGTGAAGGACATCAGCGAGCTGCTTGAGCCCAAGCCCACCATGTCCCCCGACGATCCGTCGCTCCAGCACATCGCGCCGGAGCTGCGGGCCGCCTTCACCTCGGGGTCGGCACCGGTGCACGACCGGTCGCGGCTGCCCCGGGAGTTCGACAACCTGCACAACGGTCACGAGGGCAGCCACCACTTCCTGGTCGACGACTTCGTGACCGCCGTCAACACGCGCTCGCTGCCGTCGGTGAACGCGTGGGTGGCCGCGCGCTACACCCTGCCGGGCATCCTCGCGCACGAGTCGGCGCGGCAGGGCGGGGCCAGGCTGGAGATCCCGGACTTCGGGGACGCGCCCCTATAG
- a CDS encoding L,D-transpeptidase — MGDIRRRGAVVLGITGLVAPLTLALGTAPAQAASCTTQTGPYQKKVEKFLGRPVDGKQSAADCKAIQAFQTKHGITPNAGYAGSVTWGVMDLMNKQKAVGNKPNKDGKCPVNKGRIACVNLTLQLSWIQDGKTLVYGPVPVRTGRDGYETRTGLKKIYWRDIDHVSSIYNVPMPYSQFFDGGQAFHSVGLSMWNPPGSHGCVNMTKTTAKKYWSLLKNGDDVFVYGRKPGT; from the coding sequence ATGGGGGACATCCGCAGACGGGGTGCCGTCGTACTCGGGATCACCGGACTGGTGGCACCGCTCACGCTGGCGCTGGGCACCGCGCCCGCGCAGGCCGCGAGCTGCACCACGCAGACCGGGCCGTACCAGAAGAAGGTGGAGAAGTTCCTCGGCCGACCGGTCGACGGCAAGCAGTCCGCCGCCGACTGCAAGGCCATCCAGGCCTTCCAGACCAAGCACGGCATCACACCGAACGCCGGGTACGCGGGTTCCGTCACCTGGGGCGTGATGGACCTGATGAACAAGCAGAAGGCCGTCGGCAACAAGCCCAACAAGGACGGCAAGTGCCCCGTCAACAAGGGCCGCATCGCCTGCGTGAACCTGACCCTCCAGCTGAGCTGGATCCAGGACGGCAAGACGCTCGTCTACGGCCCCGTGCCGGTGCGCACAGGCCGCGACGGCTACGAGACCCGCACCGGTCTGAAGAAGATCTACTGGCGGGACATCGACCACGTCTCCAGCATCTACAACGTGCCGATGCCCTACAGCCAGTTCTTCGACGGTGGCCAGGCCTTCCACTCGGTCGGCCTCAGCATGTGGAACCCGCCGGGCTCGCACGGCTGCGTCAACATGACCAAGACCACCGCCAAGAAGTACTGGTCGCTCCTGAAGAACGGCGACGACGTCTTCGTGTACGGCCGTAAGCCGGGCACCTGA
- a CDS encoding SDR family oxidoreductase, which produces MTDTTRFEGYGVLVTGAARGIGAATVRRFAEEGARVLVTDVDAPAARKTAAVLRDLGLKADAAGCDVADRASVEAAVAHAVEAFGRLDVLVNNAYSCAPDAPLFEEESDEVWARDLDVTLTGAYRCARAALPHLAASGRGAVVNIGSVNGLQDYGNHAYSAAKAGLGSLTRTLAGHAAARGVRVNLVAPGTVRTTPWEGREDDLEAVRGLYPLGRVGEPEDIAAAVAFLASPDASWITGTTLTVDGGLTAVNTGFRTAVSRPGTSS; this is translated from the coding sequence ATGACGGACACCACGCGTTTCGAGGGATACGGAGTTCTGGTCACGGGCGCCGCCCGCGGTATCGGCGCGGCGACCGTGCGGCGGTTCGCCGAGGAAGGGGCGAGGGTCCTGGTCACCGACGTCGACGCACCCGCGGCGCGGAAGACCGCCGCGGTCCTGCGCGACCTCGGGCTCAAGGCCGACGCGGCGGGCTGCGACGTGGCGGACAGGGCGTCCGTCGAGGCGGCGGTGGCGCACGCGGTCGAGGCCTTCGGCCGGCTGGACGTCCTGGTCAACAACGCCTACAGCTGCGCCCCCGACGCCCCGCTCTTCGAGGAGGAGTCCGACGAGGTGTGGGCACGCGACCTGGACGTCACTCTCACCGGCGCCTACCGCTGCGCCCGCGCAGCCCTCCCGCACCTGGCGGCCTCGGGGCGCGGCGCCGTCGTCAACATCGGCTCCGTCAACGGCCTCCAGGACTACGGCAACCACGCCTACAGCGCCGCCAAGGCGGGCCTCGGCTCGCTGACCCGCACCCTCGCCGGGCATGCCGCGGCGCGCGGGGTCAGGGTCAACCTGGTGGCCCCGGGCACCGTGCGGACGACGCCCTGGGAGGGCAGGGAGGACGACCTGGAAGCGGTGCGCGGGCTGTACCCGCTCGGCCGGGTCGGCGAACCAGAGGACATCGCGGCGGCGGTCGCCTTCCTGGCCTCGCCCGACGCGTCCTGGATCACCGGCACCACGCTCACCGTCGACGGAGGTCTCACCGCGGTCAACACGGGCTTCCGCACGGCGGTCAGCCGACCGGGGACCAGCTCCTGA
- a CDS encoding SDR family oxidoreductase gives MSQPLKDKVALVAGATRGAGRGIAVELGAAGATVYVTGRTTRARRSEYDRPETVEDTADLVTAAGGHGIAVPTDHLDPAQVRALVDRIGDEQDRLDILVNDIWGGEKLFAWDTPVWEHDLDNGLRLLRLAVETHAITSHHALPLLLRNPGGLVVEMTDGTAEYNRDTYRVNFFYDLAKASVLRMAFALGHELGPRGATAVALTPGWLRSEMMLENFGVREDNWRDALEQFPHFAISETPRYVGRAVAALAADPDVARWNGSSLSAGGLAQEYGFTDLDGSRPDAYRYMVEVQDPDRPADTTGYR, from the coding sequence ATGTCACAGCCACTGAAGGACAAGGTCGCGCTGGTCGCCGGAGCGACCCGGGGCGCCGGGCGCGGGATCGCCGTCGAACTCGGAGCGGCCGGCGCGACCGTCTACGTCACCGGCCGCACCACCCGCGCCCGCCGCTCCGAGTACGACCGCCCCGAGACCGTCGAGGACACCGCGGACCTCGTCACCGCGGCGGGCGGCCACGGCATCGCCGTACCGACCGACCACCTCGACCCCGCGCAGGTCCGCGCGCTCGTCGACCGCATCGGCGACGAGCAGGACCGCCTCGACATCCTCGTCAACGACATCTGGGGCGGAGAGAAGCTCTTCGCCTGGGACACCCCCGTCTGGGAGCACGACCTCGACAACGGCCTCAGGCTCCTGCGACTCGCGGTGGAGACGCACGCGATCACCAGCCACCACGCCCTGCCCCTGCTGCTGCGCAACCCCGGCGGGCTGGTGGTCGAGATGACCGACGGCACCGCCGAGTACAACCGCGACACCTACCGCGTCAACTTCTTCTACGACCTGGCCAAGGCGTCCGTGCTGCGCATGGCCTTCGCCCTCGGCCACGAGCTCGGCCCGCGCGGCGCCACCGCCGTGGCGCTGACGCCGGGCTGGCTGCGCTCGGAGATGATGCTCGAGAACTTCGGGGTGCGTGAGGACAACTGGCGCGACGCCCTGGAACAATTCCCCCACTTCGCCATCTCCGAGACACCGCGCTACGTGGGCCGCGCGGTCGCCGCCCTCGCCGCCGACCCCGACGTGGCGCGCTGGAACGGGTCGTCCCTCTCCGCCGGCGGCCTCGCCCAGGAGTACGGCTTCACCGACCTCGACGGCAGCCGTCCGGACGCCTATCGGTACATGGTCGAGGTGCAGGACCCGGACAGGCCCGCGGACACCACCGGTTACCGGTGA
- a CDS encoding MBL fold metallo-hydrolase produces MAARVEHLVTSGHFTLDGGTWEVENNVWIVGDDHEAVVIDAAHDADAISEAVGGRRLTAIVCTHGHNDHITAAPALADRTGATIWLHPDDLPLWKQTHPDRDPDAWLSDGQVIETAGADLRVLHTPGHAPGAVCLYDPGLATVFTGDTLFQGGPGATGRSYSHFPTIITSIRERLLTLPPDTRVLTGHGDSTTIGAEAPHLDEWIARGH; encoded by the coding sequence ATGGCCGCCCGCGTCGAACACCTCGTCACCTCAGGCCACTTCACCCTCGACGGCGGCACCTGGGAGGTGGAGAACAACGTGTGGATCGTCGGCGACGACCATGAGGCAGTCGTCATCGACGCCGCCCACGACGCCGACGCCATCAGCGAGGCCGTGGGCGGGCGAAGGCTCACCGCGATCGTGTGCACCCACGGCCACAACGACCACATCACCGCCGCCCCGGCCCTCGCCGACCGCACCGGCGCCACCATCTGGCTGCACCCCGACGACCTGCCGCTGTGGAAGCAGACCCACCCCGACCGCGACCCCGACGCCTGGCTCAGCGACGGCCAGGTCATCGAGACGGCCGGAGCCGACCTGCGGGTGCTGCACACCCCCGGGCACGCGCCGGGCGCGGTCTGCCTGTACGACCCGGGCCTGGCCACCGTCTTCACCGGTGACACGCTCTTCCAGGGCGGCCCCGGCGCCACCGGCCGCTCCTACTCCCACTTCCCCACGATCATCACCTCGATCCGGGAGCGCCTCCTCACCCTCCCGCCCGACACCAGGGTCCTCACCGGACACGGCGACTCCACCACCATCGGCGCGGAGGCTCCCCACCTCGACGAGTGGATCGCCCGCGGCCACTGA
- a CDS encoding S-(hydroxymethyl)mycothiol dehydrogenase, whose product MAQEVRGVIAPGRDEPVRVETIVVPDPGPGEAVVKVQACGVCHTDLHYKQGGISDDFPFLLGHEAAGVVESVGEGVEEVAPGDFVILNWRAVCGKCRACTRGRPWYCFDTHNATQKMTLAATGQELSPALGIGAFADKTLVAAGQCTKVDASVAPQVAGLLGCGVMAGIGAAINTGQVGRGDSVAVIGCGGVGDAAIAGARLAGAARIVAVDIDDRKLETARTMGATHTVNSRDTDPVAAIQELTGGFGADVVIEAVGRPETYRQAFYARDLAGTVVLVGVPTPEMKLELPLLDVFGRGGALKSSWYGDCLPSRDFPMLIDLHLQGRLDLGAFVTETIQLDEVEKAFERMHHGDVLRSVVML is encoded by the coding sequence ATGGCGCAGGAAGTACGCGGCGTGATCGCACCGGGCAGGGACGAGCCGGTGCGGGTGGAGACGATCGTCGTACCGGATCCGGGGCCGGGCGAGGCCGTGGTGAAGGTGCAGGCCTGCGGGGTGTGCCACACGGACCTGCACTACAAGCAGGGCGGCATCAGCGACGACTTCCCGTTCCTGCTCGGGCACGAGGCCGCCGGCGTGGTGGAGTCGGTGGGGGAGGGGGTCGAGGAGGTGGCGCCCGGGGACTTCGTGATCCTGAACTGGCGGGCGGTGTGCGGGAAGTGCCGCGCCTGTACGCGGGGGCGGCCGTGGTACTGCTTCGACACCCACAACGCCACGCAGAAAATGACGCTGGCCGCCACCGGACAGGAGCTGTCGCCCGCGTTGGGGATCGGCGCGTTCGCGGACAAGACGCTGGTGGCGGCCGGGCAGTGCACCAAGGTCGACGCGTCGGTGGCGCCGCAGGTGGCGGGGCTGCTGGGATGCGGGGTGATGGCCGGGATCGGTGCCGCGATCAACACCGGGCAGGTCGGTCGCGGCGACTCGGTCGCGGTGATCGGCTGTGGCGGGGTGGGCGACGCGGCGATCGCCGGCGCGCGTCTTGCGGGCGCGGCGCGCATCGTCGCGGTCGACATCGACGACCGCAAGCTGGAGACCGCCCGCACGATGGGCGCCACCCACACGGTCAACTCCCGCGACACCGACCCGGTGGCGGCGATCCAGGAGCTGACCGGCGGCTTCGGCGCGGACGTGGTCATCGAGGCGGTCGGCCGCCCGGAGACCTACCGGCAGGCCTTCTACGCCCGCGACCTGGCCGGCACCGTCGTCCTGGTGGGCGTGCCCACCCCGGAGATGAAACTCGAGCTGCCGCTGCTGGACGTGTTCGGCCGGGGAGGTGCGCTGAAGTCGTCCTGGTACGGCGACTGCCTGCCCTCGCGTGACTTCCCGATGCTGATCGACCTGCATCTGCAGGGCCGCCTGGACCTGGGCGCGTTCGTCACCGAGACCATCCAGCTCGACGAGGTGGAGAAGGCGTTCGAGCGGATGCACCACGGAGACGTGCTGCGTTCGGTGGTGATGCTGTGA